In Candidatus Binataceae bacterium, the following are encoded in one genomic region:
- the pgeF gene encoding peptidoglycan editing factor PgeF: protein MRALRRATSLPPAPPVLQGWDDPTLCHGFLGREGGTSRGPYASLNLSYWVGDHSRAVDVNWQRARRLMPPGVRFSQLKQVHGKAIQVIGPRAEADPRPEADGLVTAMTGVVLCIFTADCVPVLLADTESGVMGALHAGWRGALAGIAGAGVRAMVRQGARAGAVRALLGPSIGPCCYEVDIELARRFERSFQRARAHVHPSDRAGKAYLDLRSIVADQLAAAGLERERIANVGLCARCESERYFSRRAAGGAVTGLQLSFIGRFP, encoded by the coding sequence GTGCGCGCGCTTCGTCGAGCTACATCGCTTCCGCCGGCTCCTCCCGTACTTCAAGGATGGGATGATCCCACGCTGTGTCACGGCTTTCTCGGCCGCGAGGGAGGCACCAGCCGCGGTCCATATGCTTCCTTGAATCTCTCGTATTGGGTCGGCGACCACTCGCGGGCCGTTGACGTCAACTGGCAGCGCGCGCGCCGCCTGATGCCGCCTGGGGTGCGTTTCTCCCAGCTGAAACAGGTCCACGGCAAAGCAATCCAGGTGATCGGCCCTCGCGCCGAGGCCGATCCGCGTCCGGAAGCCGACGGGTTGGTCACCGCGATGACCGGTGTCGTGCTCTGCATCTTTACCGCCGATTGCGTGCCCGTCCTGCTTGCCGACACCGAGAGCGGCGTGATGGGGGCGCTGCATGCCGGATGGCGCGGGGCGCTGGCCGGGATAGCAGGGGCGGGGGTGCGTGCGATGGTGCGGCAAGGCGCACGCGCGGGCGCGGTTCGCGCGCTGCTCGGTCCCTCGATCGGGCCGTGCTGCTACGAAGTTGACATCGAGCTCGCGCGCCGCTTCGAGCGCAGCTTCCAACGCGCTCGCGCCCATGTCCATCCGAGCGATCGCGCTGGCAAGGCCTATCTCGATCTCCGCAGTATCGTTGCCGACCAGCTTGCCGCGGCAGGTCTCGAGCGCGAGAGAATCGCGAACGTCGGGCTGTGCGCCAGGTGCGAATCGGAGCGCTACTTTTCGCGCCGTGCGGCGGGGGGCGCCGTCACCGGCCTGCAGCTCAGCTTCATAGGACGCTTCCCCTAA